One Fontisphaera persica DNA window includes the following coding sequences:
- the gmk gene encoding guanylate kinase yields MNRAHLLIVLSAPSGAGKTTLCHNLLAVDAQVSRAITCTTRPPRRGEEHGRDYYFLSEDDFTRQIAAGEFLEHALVHGHRYGTLKNEVLRHFEAGRDVLLNIDVQGAATLRQAAAADPRLAASLVTVFLATRSLAELETRLRNRNQDAPEVIQRRLAAARAELAQWKNFDYLILSGTMSEDLQHFQAIVMAERLRTARVQPPPW; encoded by the coding sequence ATGAATCGTGCACACTTATTGATTGTCCTGTCCGCCCCCTCCGGGGCGGGCAAGACCACGCTCTGCCATAATTTGCTGGCCGTGGACGCCCAGGTATCCCGCGCCATCACCTGCACCACCCGTCCCCCGCGCCGCGGGGAGGAACACGGGCGCGATTACTATTTCCTGAGCGAGGACGACTTCACCCGCCAAATCGCTGCCGGCGAATTTCTCGAACATGCCCTGGTGCATGGCCATCGTTACGGCACCCTCAAGAACGAGGTCCTCCGCCACTTTGAAGCTGGCAGGGATGTGCTGCTTAACATTGACGTGCAAGGCGCAGCCACTCTCCGGCAGGCCGCCGCCGCGGACCCCCGCCTGGCCGCGTCGCTGGTCACGGTCTTCCTGGCCACCCGCTCGCTGGCAGAATTGGAAACGCGCCTGCGAAACCGCAACCAGGATGCCCCGGAGGTCATCCAACGCCGCCTGGCTGCCGCCCGCGCCGAGCTGGCGCAGTGGAAAAACTTTGATTACCTCATCCTCAGCGGCACCATGAGCGAAGACCTACAGCACTTCCAAGCTATCGTCATGGCCGAGCGGCTGCGCACGGCGCGGGTCCAACCGCCTCCTTGGTAA
- a CDS encoding flavoprotein: MDANPPSPPPTGAPVVILGVTGSIAAHKAVDLASLLTKQGCSVHVVMTADAQRFVTALPFKVLSRNPVVTDLYDETEGWKPTHIELADAADLLLIAPATANVIAKMAAGLADNALTCIALALNPQARVLIAPAMNGKMWLHPATRQNVATLTARGAEFIGPEEGLLSCGYEGIGRLWPVEKIAERALALLRKT; the protein is encoded by the coding sequence ATGGACGCAAACCCACCCTCCCCTCCCCCCACTGGCGCCCCAGTGGTCATCCTTGGCGTCACCGGCAGCATTGCCGCGCACAAAGCCGTGGACCTGGCCAGCCTGCTCACCAAACAAGGCTGCTCCGTCCACGTCGTCATGACGGCCGACGCCCAGCGCTTTGTCACCGCCCTGCCCTTCAAAGTGCTCTCGCGCAACCCCGTCGTCACCGACCTTTACGACGAGACCGAAGGCTGGAAACCCACCCACATTGAGCTGGCCGACGCCGCCGACCTCCTGCTCATCGCGCCGGCCACGGCCAACGTCATTGCCAAAATGGCCGCCGGCCTGGCGGACAACGCCCTCACTTGCATTGCGCTGGCCCTCAACCCCCAGGCCCGCGTGCTCATTGCCCCCGCCATGAATGGCAAAATGTGGTTGCACCCCGCCACCCGCCAAAACGTGGCCACCCTCACCGCCCGCGGCGCCGAGTTTATAGGCCCGGAAGAAGGCCTGCTCTCATGTGGGTACGAAGGCATCGGCCGCCTCTGGCCCGTGGAGAAAATTGCTGAACGTGCCCTCGCTTTGCTGCGCAAAACTTGA
- a CDS encoding cupin domain-containing protein produces the protein MSEQPLVKTDVGQVLNLAQETQFAPNGIVSRTLLKGPNVRVILFGFAQGQELTEHTSPHRALVQILSGECEFALGPEWHKLKAGDWLHMPPNLPHAVRATQAFSMLLTLIKAEA, from the coding sequence ATGAGCGAGCAACCTTTGGTGAAAACGGACGTTGGCCAGGTGTTGAATCTGGCCCAGGAAACTCAATTTGCCCCCAATGGCATCGTCAGCCGCACCCTGCTCAAGGGGCCAAACGTCCGGGTAATTCTCTTTGGTTTTGCCCAGGGACAGGAACTCACCGAGCACACCTCCCCGCATCGGGCCTTGGTTCAAATCCTCAGCGGTGAATGCGAATTTGCCCTCGGCCCAGAATGGCATAAACTCAAAGCCGGCGACTGGCTCCACATGCCCCCCAACCTGCCGCACGCTGTCCGCGCCACCCAGGCCTTCTCCATGCTCCTGACGTTGATTAAAGCCGAGGCCTGA
- the pyrF gene encoding orotidine-5'-phosphate decarboxylase, translating into MASYNPIIVALDVPTGEQAMALARQLAPVVGAFKVGSELFTAAGPEVVRQLRGLGAQVFLDLKFHDIPNTVARAVAAAVRLEVSMLTIHTSGGLAMMKAAEEAARQTALQAGQDRVPLVLGVTVLTSMDTQELARVGVGQSVGHQVERLASLAWEAGLRGLVCSPLELTMLRSMAPRGFQLVTPGIRGPEDALGDQKRVLSAREAMEAGANYLVIGRPICAAPDPRAAAEKILASLN; encoded by the coding sequence ATGGCGAGTTACAATCCTATCATCGTGGCGCTGGATGTGCCGACGGGGGAACAGGCCATGGCGCTGGCGCGGCAACTGGCGCCGGTGGTCGGGGCCTTCAAAGTGGGTAGCGAATTGTTCACCGCAGCCGGGCCGGAAGTGGTCCGGCAACTGCGAGGTTTGGGGGCTCAGGTTTTCCTGGACTTGAAGTTTCATGACATTCCCAACACGGTGGCGCGCGCGGTGGCGGCGGCGGTGCGGCTGGAGGTTTCCATGTTGACCATCCACACCAGTGGCGGACTGGCGATGATGAAGGCGGCGGAAGAAGCCGCCCGGCAGACGGCGTTGCAGGCCGGGCAGGACCGCGTGCCGTTGGTGCTGGGAGTTACGGTTTTGACGAGCATGGACACGCAGGAGCTGGCGCGGGTGGGCGTGGGCCAGTCGGTGGGGCATCAGGTGGAGCGGCTGGCCTCGCTGGCGTGGGAAGCGGGGCTGCGTGGGCTGGTATGCAGTCCGCTGGAGTTGACGATGCTGCGGAGCATGGCGCCGCGGGGGTTTCAACTCGTGACGCCGGGCATTCGCGGGCCGGAGGACGCGCTGGGGGACCAAAAGCGGGTGCTCAGCGCGCGCGAGGCGATGGAGGCCGGGGCGAATTATCTGGTTATTGGCCGGCCCATCTGCGCGGCGCCGGACCCGCGGGCGGCGGCGGAGAAAATTTTGGCTTCGTTGAATTGA
- the panC gene encoding pantoate--beta-alanine ligase, which yields MRVIQSLQAMQRQALKWRAERRTIGFVPTMGYLHEGHLSLVRRARRAVGPNGVVVVSIYVNPTQFGPQEDLARYPRDLPRDLQLCRGAGVDVVFTPSDEAMYPGRATGDYSTYVVEEQLSRGMEGASRPTHFRGVTTVVAKLFLLVQPHVAVFGEKDYQQAAIIRRMTRDLNFPLRIVVAPTCREADGLAMSSRNKYLTPEQRQQAVCLYRALCHAREIVRQAPHPVDAHQLRIKLRQEIEARPEARVDYIEFFDPDTLRPQARVMPGHRMALAVWVGTTRLIDNAAL from the coding sequence ATGAGGGTCATTCAATCGTTGCAGGCCATGCAACGCCAGGCGCTGAAATGGCGCGCGGAAAGGCGGACCATTGGTTTTGTGCCCACGATGGGCTACTTGCATGAAGGGCACCTGAGCCTGGTGCGCCGGGCGCGGCGGGCGGTGGGGCCGAACGGAGTGGTGGTGGTGAGCATTTATGTCAATCCCACGCAATTTGGGCCGCAGGAGGATTTGGCGCGCTACCCGCGCGATTTGCCCAGGGATTTGCAGCTTTGCCGCGGCGCCGGGGTGGATGTGGTGTTCACGCCGTCGGATGAAGCGATGTACCCCGGCCGGGCCACGGGCGATTACAGCACCTATGTGGTGGAGGAGCAGTTGTCGCGGGGCATGGAGGGGGCTTCGCGGCCCACCCATTTCCGCGGGGTAACCACAGTGGTGGCCAAGTTGTTTTTGCTGGTGCAGCCGCACGTGGCGGTGTTTGGCGAGAAAGATTATCAGCAGGCAGCCATCATCCGGCGGATGACCCGGGATTTGAACTTTCCCCTGCGGATTGTTGTTGCTCCGACGTGCCGCGAGGCGGACGGACTGGCAATGAGTTCGCGCAACAAATACCTGACACCGGAACAGCGGCAGCAGGCGGTGTGTTTGTACCGCGCTCTGTGCCATGCGCGGGAGATTGTGCGGCAGGCGCCGCATCCAGTGGACGCGCATCAATTGCGCATCAAGTTGCGGCAGGAAATTGAGGCTCGGCCGGAGGCGCGGGTGGACTACATTGAGTTTTTTGACCCTGACACCTTGCGGCCGCAAGCCCGGGTGATGCCGGGGCATCGCATGGCGCTGGCGGTGTGGGTGGGGACGACGCGTTTGATTGACAATGCGGCGCTTTAA
- the htpX gene encoding protease HtpX translates to MKRIILFVLTNVAVLAVLAIAAHLLGVDKYLTAAGLNLPMLLVFSAILGFSGSIISLLISKWMAKMAYSIHIIDRPQDAAEAWLVNTVARFAEQAGIRTPEVGIYESPEVNAFATGPSRNNALVAVSSGLLRQMNQRQAEAVLAHEVAHVANGDMVTMTLLQGVLNTFVVFLSRVFGFLIDAALRRDNDRGGVGIGYFLGSIICQIVLGILATMIVMAYSRRREYRADAMGAQLAGRSNMISALQRLNEIMHGGGVLDDRSPALSAFKINNKPSGFLALFASHPPLEKRIEALQRMA, encoded by the coding sequence ATGAAACGCATCATTTTATTTGTGCTGACTAATGTGGCCGTGCTCGCGGTGCTGGCCATCGCCGCCCACCTGCTGGGGGTGGATAAATACCTTACCGCCGCGGGGCTGAATCTGCCGATGCTCCTGGTTTTCTCGGCCATCCTTGGCTTTAGCGGCAGTATTATTTCCCTGCTGATTTCCAAGTGGATGGCCAAGATGGCCTACAGCATCCACATCATTGACCGGCCTCAGGATGCGGCGGAGGCCTGGCTGGTCAATACCGTGGCGCGCTTTGCCGAACAGGCGGGCATCCGCACGCCGGAAGTGGGCATCTATGAAAGCCCGGAGGTCAACGCCTTTGCCACCGGCCCCTCGCGTAACAATGCCCTGGTGGCGGTCAGCTCCGGCCTCCTGCGCCAGATGAACCAGCGGCAGGCCGAAGCCGTGCTGGCCCATGAAGTCGCCCATGTGGCGAACGGTGACATGGTAACCATGACGTTGTTGCAGGGCGTGCTCAACACTTTCGTGGTCTTCCTGTCCCGGGTGTTTGGGTTCCTTATTGACGCTGCCCTGCGCCGCGACAACGACCGCGGCGGTGTGGGCATAGGTTATTTCCTGGGCAGCATTATCTGCCAGATTGTGCTTGGCATCCTGGCCACCATGATTGTCATGGCCTACTCGCGGCGGCGTGAATACCGCGCAGACGCCATGGGGGCGCAACTGGCCGGCCGCAGCAACATGATTAGCGCGCTGCAGCGTCTGAATGAAATCATGCACGGCGGCGGCGTGCTGGATGACCGCTCGCCGGCCTTGAGCGCCTTCAAAATCAACAACAAACCCTCAGGTTTCCTGGCGCTGTTTGCCTCCCACCCGCCGCTGGAAAAGCGCATCGAGGCCCTGCAGCGCATGGCGTAA
- the lpxA gene encoding acyl-ACP--UDP-N-acetylglucosamine O-acyltransferase codes for MIHPTAIIDPKAEVDSTVMVGPYALIDAGVRVGPHCVVGPHVHLTGQTVIGAGNRFHTGAVIGDAPQDLKYRGEPTRLRIGDNNVFRENVTVHRSTTLEGETVIGSNNFLMAGSHVGHNSVLGDYVILANGALLGGHVQVQDRVFISGNCLVHQFTRIGTLALMQGGSRVSLDVPPYCIVRGPNTICGLNVVGLRRAGLTSAQRLELRRLYHALFRSPKKLRDALQEARAQFSSPAALAVIEFVEGTRRGICSDRARRGAVGGAEAEEEAGE; via the coding sequence ATGATTCATCCGACGGCAATTATTGATCCCAAAGCCGAAGTGGACAGCACCGTCATGGTGGGGCCGTACGCCCTCATTGATGCCGGGGTGCGGGTGGGGCCGCATTGTGTGGTTGGCCCGCATGTGCATCTTACCGGGCAGACGGTGATTGGCGCGGGCAACCGTTTCCACACCGGGGCGGTCATTGGGGATGCGCCCCAGGATTTGAAATACCGCGGCGAGCCCACCCGGCTGCGGATTGGCGACAACAACGTTTTCCGGGAAAACGTCACGGTCCATCGCTCCACCACGCTGGAGGGCGAGACGGTGATTGGCTCAAACAATTTTTTGATGGCGGGCAGCCACGTGGGGCACAACAGCGTGCTGGGGGATTACGTCATCCTGGCCAACGGGGCCCTGTTGGGCGGGCACGTGCAGGTGCAGGACCGCGTGTTTATTTCCGGCAATTGCCTGGTGCATCAGTTCACCCGCATCGGCACGCTGGCCCTGATGCAGGGCGGCAGCCGGGTGAGTCTGGATGTGCCGCCATACTGCATCGTGCGCGGCCCCAACACCATTTGTGGATTGAATGTGGTGGGTTTGCGCCGCGCCGGGCTGACCAGCGCGCAACGGCTGGAGTTGCGCCGCCTGTACCACGCGCTCTTCCGCAGTCCCAAAAAATTGCGGGATGCCTTGCAAGAGGCGCGCGCGCAGTTTAGCAGTCCGGCGGCCCTGGCGGTGATTGAATTTGTCGAGGGGACACGGCGGGGGATATGTTCGGACCGCGCCCGTCGGGGCGCGGTGGGCGGCGCGGAAGCTGAGGAGGAGGCCGGGGAGTAA